From Girardinichthys multiradiatus isolate DD_20200921_A chromosome 3, DD_fGirMul_XY1, whole genome shotgun sequence, the proteins below share one genomic window:
- the LOC124866106 gene encoding general transcription factor II-I repeat domain-containing protein 2-like has product MAFLCDITSHLNVMNLQLQGRERVISDMYSTVKAFKTKLSLWETQMRKENLSHFSSCQTMKEKLSTAVFPSAQFADKLNILAADFQRRFADFEAQKSRFELLSNPFAVDVESAPPNLQMELIELQCNDTLKEKYERVGAAEFGRFIPDTMPQLCFQAARTLSMFGSTYLCEQLFSLMKLIKTSHRSRLTDNHLHSILRISSAQSLTPNIDELVQKMRHHQVSGSASDK; this is encoded by the coding sequence atggcGTTTCTCTGCGACATCACGAGCCATCTGAATGTGATGAATCTGCAGCTGCAGGGACGGGAACGTGTCATCTCTGATATGTACAGTACAGTGAAGGCCTTTAAAACCAAGTTGAGTCTGTGGGAGACGCAGATGAGGAAAGAAAACCTGAGCCACTTTTCCAGCTGCCAGACCATGAAAGAGAAGCTCTCTACCGCTGTGTTCCCGAGTGCGCAGTTTGCTGATAAACTCAACATACTTGCCGCCGACTTCCAACGCCGATTTGCTGACTTTGAAGCCCAAAAAAGCAGGTTTGAACTGCTCAGCAATCCCTTTGCAGTCGATGTAGAAAGCGCACCACCAAATCTACAAATGGAGTTGATTGAGCTCCAGTGCAATGACACactgaaggaaaaatatgaGAGAGTGGGTGCTGCTGAGTTTGGACGTTTCATCCCAGACACAATGCCCCAGTTGTGCTTCCAGGCTGCTCGGACGCTCTCTATGTTTGGCAGCACATACCTGTGTGAACAACTTTTCTCTTTAATGAAGCTAATCAAAACATCACACAGGAGCCGTCTTACTGATAATCACCTTCACTCAATCCTGAGGATTTCCTCAGCTCAGAGCCTAACCCCGAACATTGATGAACTTGTACAAAAGATGAGACACCACCAAGTATCAGGCTCAGCCTCAGACAAGTGA